From the genome of Cololabis saira isolate AMF1-May2022 chromosome 4, fColSai1.1, whole genome shotgun sequence:
TTGGCAGGTGACAGGCGCATCCCCCCCGATGAACGATGGATACAACGGAACCGTGACTTCCACCTGCCAAACATCCATTCAATGTGGGTCCTGGTGTCTGTGTGGGCCTCATTAAACCTCTCCTCTGCTGGTGTTGCCGGGTTGGTCACAGGGGTCACCAGGTAGCTGTGGAGAGGGTAGCCGCTGTCCCCGAGGAGGAAGCTCCAGCTAAACTCTCTCCTAGCAGCCCACAGCCGAGTTGACAAACACGTAGCTGTCATGGGTGCCCCCCGGCCACCTGGCAACGATGTCCGTTATCAGGCCCTCGTGGTCCACCACCACCTGCGTGTTGATGGCAGAAAAGTGCTTCCTCCCAATCCAGCACGGGTCCACCAAGGAGGGATTGAGGATGGGGATCAAGGTGCCATCCACTACGCCAATCACCCGGGGGATCCCAGCCATGGCGTGGAATCCTTGGTGGACCTGGCGGATCTCCTCCCTTGTGGTGGGTATCTTGATGTGCACTCGGGCatggcgcaggaggatcggtgtcaagGCTGCCACACTCAGTAAAACCGACGCCTTGCTCAGTCCGGTgacgtcccccaccacctctaggaagctccccactgcgtAAAAACGCAGTGCAGCCAGTAACCGGACCTCTGGGCTCAGGGCGAAATTGCACCGGGTTGCCCTCCGGATATGTGGAGACACCAACGTGatgacagcacgtccaggggattgaagtgctgacgcacaaATGCGTTtatataaacagttctgcttcgcgcacggcgacgcggttgatttgcagcgagaatatgctgtatagcagccatggTATCTCACACGTGATGTGGCAACGCCTTTATATAGAGCAGTGGATGAAGTCTCCTCTAATGAGGTTCCAGCTGAAAGCAATTACACCTGTCAGTTCCCTGATGTGTTAAATGTGGCAGGTTTGGGGTGTGTGTTTTTGATGTGCCCTGAAGCATTTTTGAGTGTGGTACATTATCTCATATGTGCACGCAGATGTgggatgtgtgcagacaaattatgataaatgatagtcatgatgattgttttatttatgcgtaatgcataaagcatatacaggaacacacttgttattccttattttaatttttttttccccctttgctgtcaccaatgaatgctaaacaatataaatctaaagtatgaaatggatcaaaatttgtgcggtgtgcattgttttaatatctcattgccaGGTgtaatattgatttgcctgacgtgcctggatctgtgagtctttgttcactaaccctacattcacactgaaagcgtcacgggcgtcataggcagctggctgccattcattttctatgaaaacacGCGTCGACAGGCGTCgggagcagccggagcagcgcgtcaatttgaagttgaaaaatctcaactttatgcaaatgagcagcggcgacgccgaggcagcgtccaatcacagactggGATTGGTTGAGGGGCTGGATGGTCAAAACGATtgtatttgctacattgatccaatgcaaaataatttaaaaccgtgcttattaatcacaaaacacagtttaaacatcattaCCTAATCCgatccgacccggtgtgtcagtgatcaccggagacagactgcagcttgaagcttgaattatggttccgcgttaaatcgacggcgtagggtacgcagcgacggtacggtgtgcgtcgccgcgtacgctacgccgtaggctctgtgttggtgtcacgcggaaccataaatcagccaccgggagcaaTGGCTCGCTgacggttgatgttgatccgcggaccaaacttgttaaggagcatcaaactcactcttatctacgcggaaataacgttTAAATATAAAGAAGACGTCCCAAaatgtgatctatggtgaaataggaaactgaagatgtgtacgctatatgtgtaggctatATACACTGTTACCTCCGGTACCTCTCGGGGAGAAAGGTCGTCGGTCTTATCGCTCACAGActctcacatacacactgacacacacacacccctctccccatCCAATCGCCTTCCTGgctcccccctcttatcagcccccctgacaAGGACGTCCGGGTTTGAGCGCCAGCTACGtggccctcacttggatgaactgtgccgggaccacccccccccccaccgacttgcccacccccaatcacccacatgcaagtcttgtgACGTCTGTGCTTTGTGTGCTGCGAGGTGTTCTTTTGCAACTtgatattgtgtattgtatgatattcaatgtgaagatgtatttttttctcctcccccccctatcccagtgttaccctttggaaaacaggcgcacaatTCCATCGTgccgccgccggtgtatccgaagtcaataacagttttctaaactgactcaataaagctgattctgattctgacctccacttctgcagcgcagcttgaaagtcccgcccactgcagctgtcgacagtacatgcagctttcagtgtgaacgcaccaagcagcgagatgctggcgtcaggcgatttttgacgctttcagtgtgaacgcagggtgaGAAGGCTGTAAAgagtgggtcagcagcatcttacatttccttcttaatgaaagagcttcttaagctaagagcgactctgggaaacgcgtttttctttcacatgccccttaagaaggtttgaaagaagctcTTTGCTGTTAAGAGCTTCTTAACTGATCTAGGAAAACCGGCCCTTTTTGTTTGGTaatttttggggataaaaaagCGGCTGATACACAGTGCAATGAAAACTGTGTGTTCCATCCAATAAAATGTATCAAAGGGTAGcaaatatttttcaaatgcCTATTTAATAATAGAACTCGCAAAAACCATGTACAAACCTATCTATAAAAAATGTCAAAGCTGCTGTTGGTGCATCTAGACTTTTGTCTATTGTGCATTTACACTATAGTGTTTACATTGTCATTATTTGCTTGAGGAGAATTATTTTGCACTGTCTGCATTGGACATACTAAATCAAATGTAATTCTTACATCTCTTAGGCAGTGGGAGAGTAAAGACCAGCCACAATTACTCTATGAACGGGACGGGAATAATAATCATTTCAGATGGTTGTCTCTCTtctctgtgtgtatatatgtgttaaaacaaagtgtttttaattacattaaagTGTAAACATAGCAATGTTAATTAGCTCAACAGaaccataaatatacaaacTAGATACACTGTTAGAaaattttttaataaaaaacattgatAAGTTTCTGTCATCCACTAGTTGGAAAACGTGTCATTCTTGGTCTGAAAGCCTTCACATTCATCAACTGGTATATccaataaagtggccagtgagtgtgtTTAAAACATAGACAGttaaaaagtaatcagttgAGAGCTATGAAAATGGATGGCTCTCTGAGAATTTATATGGTGTTATGATGCATTAAGGTCACAAATAATCCTGCTGAGAAACTTGACAAGCAAAATGTTGTCTCCTTCCCCCAGCCCATTTCTGATGTCAAATGTGTTTGCTCTCGGTAGGAGAAACATTACTCTTAGTATCAATGTAATTAAACCTACAGATACAAACACCATCTCAAAATAGATTTGAAACCCAAATCCATAAATAAAGCACATCAAAATTACTGATACTTCTCTTTCAAAGATTTAGAGTGGACTTTTAAATTGATAGTGTACCCCATCAGCAAGAGAGACAGGATGTGTTCATGTGTCAAAGTCGTGATTATCTGGGCTCCCACATTAACAGATTGGAGCATGCACATCGGCCGCATGACATGCATATATCAGCCGTGACTCAAATCACACTTCGACTACTTGACATCTTAAGCTTTGGTATATTGCCCGTTGTTTCTGCATGAGATCTACAGTATTTGAGGTAAGCATTATGTAGACGTAGCCCAGGTTTTTCAGCACAGTTCTCTGCAAAAGTACATTACTAAAGCATTTGTGGCTCCCaacaatcacaaaaacaatGCGATTGAGGATAAAATGATTTTTTTGCCACATATATTCTGTCTCATGTTCTAAATGATGTGTATTTCAACCACAATCTCTACTTAGCCATATGTGATCACTTAGTTTATAACATAGTTTTTTATATTAGTTACTAAGTGACGGTCAAGTCTGGACTCTAATCATATTAACAATGGTTtatcaaaaaaagtaatatttattttcattaccGAAGACATAAACATCATCTAGCCCGAGTAAAACGTATTGCAACCTGCTGAACAGACCTTAATGACTTTTCTGGGTACCTAGTACTGCCCGTTTACTAACCCTCTCAGCAACATAGAGAAAATTATCTTGCTTacgacaacaaacaaaaaaattaagttgatgTAGGCGATAAAATGTTGCATTTACCATTTCATGGTAAAAATTGTGAAAACCCCATATGGACAAGGGGCATTTAGTCGagtatatttataaatactacTACTGCTTAATGATTATTCATCAACACTTTTGACATTATTCTTTAATAAGGGTGTAACGGTACTTGTATTCATCCCGTACCGTCACGATAAGGGCATCACGGTTCGGTGCACGCAGTCACACAACAAATACGTCTGGGTGAGTATTTAAAAAAGTTGAATCCTCACGTTATTCCAGGTGGCGGTTATGAGCCTGAATGCTGCCAGCAACCAACATAacggaagcagcagcagcagaagaagaagaagaatgaagaGTGTGGAGTTTAAACCTATTTGTTTAAACCCCACACTTCATTTAAATCAcgcaaataagtaaaaaaaaagacgagTTAAAGACGTGTGTGCAACAACTTATTCGTTTAAACATTTCGGTTTCCACTTCAATATAATAGGGATGACAAGCGTGGTGGATGGACAAGACTGTCTGTCGGCGTTGTTTCGCTGAAGTACAACTGACAATACATCAAACATGCTAACGCACATAAGACGGCAACACCCCAACATGCCAATCACTCAGTGTGTTACATGCGCATGTAAATCAAGCTGTTGGCAATAACCTGGAGTTGCAGATAAAtctgagtagcctatacatgcacgagaagacaATAGATTAtagagtgaggtgcgttcgactccgcgCACTAGGTGgtgccacacgcacttttgtgTTGGTGTTCTTctggtacaattagtaaacaagcacgaaggaggacaacaacatgcgaaaaaaataatactaaagcagctctgtaaatttcGTACATACTGTATtaagcctgatcatgttgcaggtaagatgaaCGCAAAGTCTCCCTCTTTTACTTCTGTTACTGTTGTTGTGATGTCGTGACTGTTGTTATTCCCGTTCCTGCAGCTCGTCACTTCCGGAAGGGGGAATCACGGGGAAGtcagtcatatatatatatatgtatatatatatatatatatatatatatatatatatatatatatatatatatatatatatacacacacacacacgatctattaaaaataaatgaaaaaagctaGTCTTACACAAGGCTcactttttgttgcttttttccccattgtacCGAACCATGACCCCATATCGAGGTGCGTACCggaccgtgacttgtgtgtactgttacacccctactctaTCATTTAAAGCAAATAAGAAAATATCTATTGAATTATTTCACATAAGTACAATAACTTCTCCAACTTATCCTGCTGTTAAAGGTCTAAAAGGCTCATCACAACTGAGGAATGCAAAATAGTTACACCCACCGACATGTCCAACACGCAGCCCATGTCTCAGCTACCAAGTACCCTTATTAATATAACTGTTGCAGCCAGAGGTATGGTCAGACAATCTGCACTGACTGCAAAAACCCTTAACAGAAGACTGAATTATAACAGTTATTAAGCCATCAGTGGCTGTCAGTTTAGATACCCAATATCAGACAAAAAAGGATATGCCTTCTAGATTACCATTTTctagcttaaaggggacctattatgaaaaaca
Proteins encoded in this window:
- the LOC133442557 gene encoding putative nuclease HARBI1 — its product is MELCACFPKVGSFLEVVGDVTGLSKASVLLSVAALTPILLRHARVHIKIPTTREEIRQVHQGFHAMAGIPRVIGVVDGTLIPILNPSLVDPCWIGRKHFSAINTQVVVDHEGLITDIVARREFSWSFLLGDSGYPLHSYLVTPVTNPATPAEERFNEAHTDTRTHIEWMFGRWKSRFRCIHRSSGGMRLSPAKSRGVIVVTAMLHNMAVRAGADEPPPLDKDEDSEDDDAQPPVPDARAALHQAGVQTRQELIDLFF